The stretch of DNA CCTCCTCTTAATATAGGTGTAATTAAacgtatatgtatatatatgaagaTATATAGATATCGATGAGTGTATCATCTTTATTTCATGAACCAGTTTATAAAACGATCAAGAGTGAAGCGAAGGCCATCACTGATCCAACCAAGCTCATCTTAATGATGGAGGAGCTGCTTGCAGTATCTGCAGCATCACCATCATCAGCAGCGGGACCATCTGCTGCTGGGGCGTCAGCAGCTACTGGGGCATGAGACTCGGCAGGTGAAGGTGCGGCCGCAGTATCCGAAGGAGCCGGTGCCTCAGTAGTAGTTGGGGAAGGAGATTTTGCATCTCCTGCAGGAGCTGGTGCCTTGGCACCACCCTTCGATGCAGGTGCGGGTGCCTTGGCACCACTAGGTGCAGGTGCTTTGGCACTCTGTGTCGAGGGAGCGGGTGTTTTGGCACTGTCTTTGGAGGGAGCTGGTGCCTTGGCGGTTCCGGTGGGGGGAGAGGCTTTAGCTGCTTGTGGTGGCTGTGCAAGTTGGGTTTCATTGTCGATGCCTGGGGCGATGATGGGCTTGGCGATTTGAAGAACGGAGATGTTGTAGGGCTCAGTGACGACGGTCTTGACGAGTTCGGAGTAGTCGGAAGTGCCGGCGGGACTGAAGGCGATTTCGCCCTCGCCGATGAGTGAAACGTTGAGGAAGCCTTGTTGCTTGACGGCGAGGCCTGTGGACTGGAAGAGGGTGGTCAACTGTGGGTGGCTGGGGTGAACTTCAACGAGCTTCTTCTCATCATAGTAGTCGAGGATGATATGGGTGCTGATAATGGCCTTAATCACTGCTGGGGGTTTTCCGGCAATGGAAGAGATGGCACCGTTCTCAACCGCAAGAACTGTGATGGTGTTGCGGCTGTTGATTTGGTCTGCAAGCTTGGCTTCGGTGATGTACCTGTTGAATGATGACAGATCTGGATACTTTTCCAACAACTCTGTGATGTTAAAGCCATCAATAGCAGAAGAGAGTGCAAGCAGAATCGCTATGCAGAGAAGAGAACAGCTTTTGAAACTCATTTTTGGAGCCTTCTTTAAGCTTCTTTTCTCTGCAAAGCTCTGGTTGTGCTTTCCTTCGTTTTTCTCTATTATGCCTTTTTGCCCAAAACCAAGCTTGAAGAACACTGTTCAACTCACGACTTTCTATGTTTCCTGCAACTCCAATTTATGCTTTCGATTCCTCTTCACAACCCAGTTTCCTCAACGGCTTAACGTGAACCTCTCTCTTCAATGGTTATCAACGTTTTtctatatttaagtttttttatatttttagggtGATCATGGTTGGTCCTGATGCATTGACTATGTATGTGGTTTCTCCTTGCTGAACGTTTTTTCTATATTTGAGTTTACTCCTGTTTTGTTGACGTGTTAATATAGCTTTAATATAATCTTGTACAATCAAAGGTATTTTTCATAGATCATAGCTTAAATTGTAGGGTTTTATATTGGTATAGCTTTCTCCATGCACGTCCATTtagttcaaaattataattttatctagGAAAATTAGGTTTTgacaaatttgacaaaattttaattaaaatatattaattttttattttttaatcaaaataaactaataaagtagtacatttttatttaaataggtaGTTtgtctttgttaaaaaaaaatttgataaactattatttttcttttatctatgaCTAGTTTATTTATGTTCTTAACTAGTCTTAGACCGTGCATGTGTATGGATCgtgatgattttatttttttgaattcgtTAATTTATCGTTTCTAGTAGTTAGAAAAACGAATTTAGCATTTTATcattatgaaaattataaaggTGAGAACTAACTAAAATTTGAAgaggttaaaaaatattttaataaaaaatattcgttctatacttaaaataatcgtaaccctaaaaaaaatatttaataaaaatattaattttaataaaaatatcattataaaattaacattaaaattaaatttggtctcattttagaTAGAGACAAAATtgcaacatttaaaaaaaacattataactaaattgaataaaaataatgaatataggaaccaaattgagtgTATAATATTGTCTCTGACATGTGAGACGTTGCTGACacataaaattttttcttaaaatacattaaaaagatttaaaaaaaattaaacaaatcacgaagtgacacgtaaCTGTCACTGTTTATTAcggttaattatttaaatgacatTAGCAAAAGAGAACCAAAtcgaacaaaattgacaaaatttgggatctaattgacaaaaaaaaaataatattaagactGAATTGAAACAACTTAACCAAAATGAGAGTCAAATGTGCATTTTAACctctttttaaatttgtattaaaaatactagtgtaaacacaggcgttatcgcgcctgtgtgtatggattttttaaatatcaatgaTATTGTATTAGTACAtgataatagtgtaatgttattaagttaatatataaaataaatgtatatttattaaaaataaaatgaaatgaatagagAGAATAATGATTGATgaatcaaaaaaagaaaaaagataaacagttatatagaaaataggtaaaagtaaccattaattttaaaaaaattaataaataattttattgtaaagggtataattggtattatgaaatatggacacaaaaaagggaattctctttatatattgttatagattaatgtaattattattatatttaaataaataaataatttatatatttatatttaagtattataatcatatcattataaatataatatttaaaataaattgaaaatataaaaaaaattataattattttttataacaaagtaattaaaataaataatatttattttgttatatttaagtaatatattataagaaatagaattaattatatcaatattaataataatattagattatattaatgataatactactattaatattaataactatTCCTATTAAGTGTATATGTGATGTTTTTTATGATGTCCATAAGGAAAAATAATAGCATGAGAATGATTGGAATTAAAACAAGACATAAATGTATGTGTGAACATGATGTATGACATGATGTATGTTGTAACatccttattttttaataaactgtattatttattttaaataaagcaattagaaaatcttatatttttactaatgtttcatattttatctaaatgtagtttaaacagtaaaaatatattttatcatgatatactttttacttattaaaaataattataagaagaaaacaaaactaataaaatatgtatatatatattaaaaaaattaggtaaatatatatatatatatatatatatatatatatatatatatatatatattaggtaaaaatattttaattaaataagtgtgtgtaaaaaaaaatatatgaagaattttctaaaagagataaaaaaaatatatagaaaagaaaaaaaaaagaagaagaaaagataagaagatagtaagaaaggataaaaagaaaaaaaaagaagataagatgaAGAGATAAAGATTATCTCTTAATTAATGTAGGTAATGATGGTAATGATGATTtggaaaaggataagcatgtgtggcttatatatatatatatatatatatatatatatatatatatacacgtatGTATGGAGATGAAATGAATTGAAGAGAAGAAGTTACGTAAAGGAAAGTGAGAAAGGgagaaaaagtgagaaagaaagaaaggagagagagaaagagaaagaaaggagagagagaaagaaagaagagagagaaagagaaaaagaaaaatagggaaagaaagtttagagcaaagattcaaagaaaTCTAGttctcttcaaatattattagtgtgctcttcaatcaataaggtaagggggagtgaggttaagcttttatatattaatcttgataagctcatggattttatattaatcttttatttattttgactcatatattattctatttactttcatttaacttattttcatttattatcctcttatatttattttatttcatctccAATTATAcattgatcctgtttatttattaattttatttaatcttcaaatatgtattgatcctgtttatttattttatttaatctttaattacgcactgatcctatttatttatttattttattttatttatctccagttatggaCTGgtcgtatttatttattttattttatttatcttcagttacgcaatggtcctatttatttattttattttatttacctccagttatgcactggtcctatttatttattttattttatttatcttcagttacgcactgatcctatttatttattttattttatttacctccagttatgcactggtcctattcatttattttatttaatttatctccagttacgtactggtcctatttatttattttattttatttatctctagttacgcactggtcctatttatttattttattttacttatctccagttacgcactggtcctatttatttattttattttatttatctccagttacgcactggtcctatttatttattttattttatctccagttatgcactggtcccatttatttatttcaattaatatatctccagttacgcactggtcccgtttaatttatatttttgttattttatttatttataatgttataatccttatctaattatttatttaaagttcttgctttgattcttattttatcattatcttatgattaaaaaaaaatgtgaagtgaaagtaaatattattttattcagtgagcttgaatataagaaaattacatgtacattttattttattttatgttctttgtgtatagtttatataatgacatgaattgatagtcatcacatttaatgcatttaatgacctttgaaaatatccaagagtatgtcggttaagtaagagttaagtctggtttcaataagttgagattaaaccagtgtcaaagtgtttgtatttgggaagtcacagtttggtacactgcgggatgaaaggcagggaccatggtggggtctaaggaagttttaccaagtaggtgaatatctggatagttcagaatagcgccctggactaggatattcataggccaaacttgggactatccgatacctgctcggcatcaccaaggttaggtagtgagtatatatctcttttgtgagctgatgaatggctaatattctcgagaaagaaataattatgattgtaccaatgttttatgagaaatactcaactacctaatcacttcccaaagtaacttttgatgttcagattggatcatcaaaagtgaaatatggatccatatgtctggtaaaacaagatcaagttttgtgattgtaggtccaaatctaggcccccggtgtctgcattgtttgttgagtttattaagattgatatttaaggcttataaagacctcactcctttcatatttttctttcatatgtacctgttgcatgaacAGAAGAtgaacctgctcagtgagagttatTCGGGATAttgttggtggatcttctgaagattaactcatggataatttctattaatatctttaggagatattaaaaatatagataaatcttctattttgatgtaagactcttaatattatacaaatatatatttttgtaatatttcatgaacaattacagagatgtaaaccatatatataaatatgatgttatgttattattaatgttctctcaaggataatcttatataaaaaaaattaattccatatctttttatcagataataattatttagtattataGTCGGGGTATCACATATGTGTTAATTGTATCACACGTAGAGTAGGTTATAGTTGGTATGTatgtgataataaaaaaatgttgttctGTTGTCTCGATAGTCAACTAGGATACTAATCTAGTCAACTAGATTAGTTCTAGAACTTGGATTTGAGCCCTGTTATAATCTAGTCAACTAGTCAACTAATCTAGTCAACTAGGCTCGTCCTAATAGTAGCTGATAGATAAAAATAGATTACTGCACCTtctcaaaaatatgtttttcaaccaaaagaaagaaagaaaagtgtgGAATATGTTCTTGGAGCAGTCCTTGAAGATCCTTGTGAGAAGTTCATCAAGACACATCAAGATTGACTTGGCAAGATGAAGAAAATTCAGAATTGGAAAAAGGTGTATTCAATCTAATTTCTAGGTTGTATTCTTGTATTCTGTTACAGTTTGAAACTCTCTATGATTgatgttttatgtttaaagcAAGTGTGTGTTATAGCCTTGCTATTTTTGTTTGAAGCAAGTGTGTGGTATAACCTTGCTTGTATGGTTCTCTTGTCTTAGAGTTTAGATTTGTTAAGTGTTTTTGTAAATCTTGTAATTCTTTGAGATATAGTGAAAATATCTAGTTGTGGTTTGCTAGGGGAAACTAGATGTAGATTCTAAGAAATCAAACTAGTATAAACCTCTTGTGTGCTTAATCTcttcttctctttattttttacatgGTATAAATGCTCCAAACCTTAAGCATtcaatctcattattttaattgatttaacaAGCAAAGGTTGTTTCAAAACAGTTTTGAATTGCTTAAAATTGGGTAAAAATTGTCAAAACCAATTCATCCTCCTCttgtttgtgttgtttgtgTGAAATATTAGTGCATAAAAACTAACAAGAATATCAATActcatgtaataataataataataataatacaaataataacacaactaataataataataattattagaagaagaatagatataacaatttattagtGATGTGTAGTAAGCCAATATTattgtatgattaaaatttataattaaaattgagttatttattacattaaaatgaaGTGCATCTAAACATGTCGTTGATAAGTAAAAGGTAAGCATATTATGTATTATGGATcttgtacaaaataaatacaacatagaGTTGATGTTAGATTTGTTAATAGAGGTACATTTAGATATAAATAGCTTAAAAGCACAAAGAAATACTGAAAAGGGATTCGTTATAtggaattaaagaaaaatatgaagttaaacttaaaatgttctaaagaAAGTAACGTGTATATATTAATAATCTCCATTAAAACAGTTAGAGTTATAcgaatttgattttaaaattttgaaacataaaTACATGAAGATGTTGTTATCGATGTAGGTACAATAAACATTCGCTTAAGTTTGTCACAGTTATTTAAGTTCGCATCTTGTCTAAATCCACATTTGGAGAGGGGAAAAAAAATTCTCGAatcaataatttgtaattttattttcagaaaagaaaaatcgCAAAAGGTCATTTGACAACTATTTTTGATTCATTCACGTGTGATTATCgattgatatttttgtaaaaggTGACGAAGGATGAAGAACACACCCTTAAAATATAGGGTTTATTATATAACCCTTTGTTAAAAATACctaattaatatcttttatatttaaatgagtttttaggaaatatttatgttttttaaaatatctttcaattgtagaaaatagttattattttagaattagaaaatcaagattgaaatattttaaatattttacatgttatattcatatatatatatatatatatatatatatatatatatatatatatatatgaataaaataaaataacaaattcatCTCTAtaacatatctcttatatttATCGTAATTTCaaatctctcatatttttataatctctACAAATTTCCAACAcccataatatttcatattgtaattatataacCCCTAATATtctttattgtaattatatgacACTTAAAATTTTACAAGTCTGCATCTCAATTAAGTTTACATCAAACTCCCCGACTCAAATGCAGACTTAAGTGAATGTTTATTGTATTGTCACTATGCTAACTAATTATTATTGCTTACatatgactttttttatttggaaTTGTGCATTTGGGTATGAATTTTTGtgtgtaaaattataaaattgacataataatttattagtaatgtgtaataaaacaatattattatatatgattaaaatttataataaaatttttgaattatatatcatattaaaataaaatgtgtatgcacgcattattgataaataaaatataatcatattGTACATTATGTAtcccgtaaaaaaaataataatagtagtagaagaagaaaatacgaataataataataataataataataataataataataataataataataataataataataataataataataaaaaaggttaattatattttttttctcttcgaaattttaaatatatatatatatatatatattttctatgttgcagaaaatatttgttacttttgtctattaagaagatttttttttcaaactacaTCTCTATGAAGGAGACCAGTTTTAAATAAAACTCGTAAAGAAAATTTGGAATTCCAAAAAAGGAGTGGTGCAAGTAGAAATTGATGGAGTGCAGGAAGCAATTACCATATACAAATTGTATGTCATTAGAAATGACCCATATAAAGAGTAGTTTGGGCCCAGTGAATAGAGACTTACTTTTCTTGAATTATTGTGGTCATGGCTTTAGTCATTGATTGGTATCTTAGCTTGGGATATTCCATCACTAATGTTCCTCAAGTAAAAAAATTTCCAAATATTAGAGTTATTGAGTAGGCAAATCATAAGTATTAGCAGAGCTTTGATTGAAATGTGATTTAAAATTGTTCATTGAAACGTTTGGTAAGTTTTTTGTTTGATGTCAATGTGAGATACTTTTAAGAATAAGTGTGGTTTATATGagtttatatacatatattaaagttGATTTGTTTGAGTTTTAGTTATCTcctttcatatttatttttatttttataaattcattaaCCACGAAATTTCAACTTGAGATGGCAATTTGGTTAAGATTTTATAATCCCATGATGTTACTTAACGTgtttaacttattaaaaaaataacatcttTATCATTTCATATTTAAGCATGTCAATCATGAACAAAAATTGATCTTCACGAAAGAATCTTTGCAATTTTGAGCGGTAGTTagagaaacaaaattaaagaaaaaaatagtttttcaaactttaatcaTTAACACAAAAAAAGTTTTTACGTATATTATTTTGGATCAGACACAGATATGGGAAAGTTAAATTTACGTATAGCATACGTAAATTTACATATAACATACGTAAATTTATGTATGATGTTGACtaacatatttaaattcttcatataattaattaaaacgcAAAATCCACCATGGccaccatcatcttcttcctcgaAAATTTCAAGTAGCCACCATCATCCATGATCAACCTTTGCACCACCGACTCCCACCATCACACCACTCCCACTCACTAAAGGCTCGCTAGAAGTGTGAATAGGAAGACGTGCAACAACGCATGCATCACACACGACAGTGAACAACCACTACACAACAACGTTAGAGATGCCATAAACCACGAACCAAAACACAAACCACCACAAACGCGAGGAGCAAGAGCAAATATCTAGTTACTGCACGCGTGCATGCTAACATCCATGTAAGGCCCACATATATTCTGCCCTTTTATTTTAAGGGTTGCCCCAAtctattgggcctaagggctggcccaaaaagGGGATTCAGACCTAATCTGCCCTAACCCTAACCATTctactcactttcagaaaacagcCCCTTTGTCCTAAGAGCTGCAGACGTCtctctctgctagggtttggattTTGAGCTAGTTCAGTCTCGTTCTCTGAGTCACATAAGTTACTCCTTAGTTCATATTAGTTCTTCTCCAGCTACACTTTCGTAATCCCAGTTAGGGTTTCGTGGTAACCTCGTTCCTGTTCTGTTCCACCGTTTATTTTCTAGTTATTTGGATTGTCCGTACGACTATGGTGTTCGTTGTTGCGTATCGAAGTCCCTGTTAACTCTTTCCAAGTAAGGGGAAGTTAAGGTTTACTGTCTTATTTCGTTTTCACACCTGCTTTGGTTTTGTTTCGTGAGTGTGATGTTTGGTTGCCATTAAAATTGTTTGGGAGTTGTTAAAAGCATGGTTTGGTCCAATGGGATGCATGTGTTTGCGCGAACAGTGGCAAGTTCTGGTTTCCTCGCCCAAGTGAgtgtgtctcgcctaggcgagattagcagtGACTCGCCCAGGCTGATTGCATgagctgtcgctcaggcgacgagctcCTGTTTTGAGCGAGCgctcatctcgctcaggcgaagaggtttcgcctaagcgagagggcGCGATCGTGCCACTGTTCCTgattcgagccctcgcctagtgGCACGATCGCgccctctcgcttaggcgaaacctcttcgcctgagcgaggccctCGCTTGTTCCTGATTCGAGCCCTCGCTTAGGTgtagggagctcgcctgagcgagggaaaCCTCTTGCCTGAGCAAGGCCCTTCTGCTTGAGCGAGGGGCTGAATGAGGAGTATGTTTGCTCTTtggtttctttgtttttggatATTGATCATATGGTTGGACTGATTATGCCTTCTTAAAGTATGGATTGAGTGACTTTGTGTGAATATGATGAATGATGGTTTGTGGCTTATGAGTGTAACATGATTTCAGTATGATGTATGTATGGAATGATTCATTGGCTAAAGATGGTAAACAGTGACATGGTTTTAGAATGGAAATTTATTGGaggttggttataaatgttggcatgagattgataTGCATGGCGAGTACATATTGGATGGTTAAACATGAATTGtatgtggttaggacgtaattccttgaaatctctaggtggaATTTCagggtggtgcctcagttggtcgggacgtaattccatgacccctattagtgggagtttcatggtggtgccccatctatataatttagtaaggattcaatgtaaggttgcatcctgatgctctaaggagtcaattagtctcacatagagcggattgactcttgtagtgagagtagcaggaggcttgaaactcattaagggctaaccttgtgtgtgggggattgagacattgtaacacttagctcgggggtgagcagagaaatccaccacaagtgcaaacatccgctgaatccgactagattatatgtatctggatgagtcgagtatgagtcttagtgtattgagtGAAAAGGTcctaacatgtttggatgatatataCTGATTGGAATGTGAAATAGCATGTAAATGTATGATAGAATGTTTCATACTCTA from Vigna unguiculata cultivar IT97K-499-35 chromosome 8, ASM411807v1, whole genome shotgun sequence encodes:
- the LOC114195537 gene encoding fasciclin-like arabinogalactan protein 3 → MSFKSCSLLCIAILLALSSAIDGFNITELLEKYPDLSSFNRYITEAKLADQINSRNTITVLAVENGAISSIAGKPPAVIKAIISTHIILDYYDEKKLVEVHPSHPQLTTLFQSTGLAVKQQGFLNVSLIGEGEIAFSPAGTSDYSELVKTVVTEPYNISVLQIAKPIIAPGIDNETQLAQPPQAAKASPPTGTAKAPAPSKDSAKTPAPSTQSAKAPAPSGAKAPAPASKGGAKAPAPAGDAKSPSPTTTEAPAPSDTAAAPSPAESHAPVAADAPAADGPAADDGDAADTASSSSIIKMSLVGSVMAFASLLIVL